ATATTCTTTTCGATGGGCTACAAATATAGGATCTCTAATTAGCAGTGGACGTAGGTTCCAACCAGAGTAGGTATGAGTTTGATCTTGCAACTCTATTTGCAATACAAAGTAACTCTGCAGTGTACTATGCATGCTGAAGTCACGAAGGCAGACTTTGGTTATGCTCATTGCCCAAGATCTGGAGTTCTACGACTCACTTTGTTAGACAtcttttctagttctgacttttAGTTTTGATTGTTGAACTTTAGGGTAATCAAATAATCTGACTCATCTCAGTTGATTTTTATGTTTTGCAATCCCTATTTTAGATTAATGTATATAGAACACTACCTTGAGTTGCCCATTCGAATAGGAAATTGTGTCTTCTTTAAAAGAACAAGACTTTTAAGTACTAGACCACAATCAAGCTTTTTCTCATTACATGTGAACAATTGTTAATGTTAGAAGTTAGGGCTCAGCTGGGGGGCACTTCTCTTCATTATTTATTTGGCATAGTAAAGActataataaataaaagattaTTGCAGATAATCCCAGTTGTGCCCCTAAAAGCTGAGAGGTAGGGGATTTATTGAAGATTATGTGCAAAAACAATATACCTCAAAATGGGCTTCATCAAGAAACTGTTTGTTGGGTTTAGTTGTTTCATCATATTCACCATCAGTATGTCAGAGAAAGAAAATAACACTAATGAGGCACCTCTCCCTTGTTTTTGTATGCTGAAAAACCGTATATTGTAAAGAAGAACATATTACTATTCAagcatttctttcttctttttttcagttAGTTGTATTGCGATCCACTAATTAATATTTTCAGTCATGTCTGATAAATAATGTTTTCTGCAACAGGATATGGAGATATACATGCAGTCAATGTCAGGGAGATGATATTCGTAATGATTTACGTATCATTCGATATGATTCTTGGAGCTTACTTGATCGGTAACATGACAGCTCTAATTGTAAAAGGATCAAAGACAGAAAGATTTAGGGATAAAATGGCGGACATAATGAAGTACATGAATAGAAACGAACTAGGAAAGGAAATATGTGATCAAATCAAAGGTCACTTGCGGTTACAGTATGAAAGCAGCTACACAGAGGCTGTTGTTCTCCAGGATATTCCAGTTTCTATCCGGGCTAAGGTATTATTTGGAAGTCTACTATACATAGCACACAAAATTTATCAAGTGGCGCTTGACATTATTAACCTCTCTAGCCCACTACTTTTCTATTGGTTGATATTAATACCGCTGCTGAGTTGAAGGCTTTCTTTACCTAATATGTCTGTGTGataatatttattttctattgCTTAATCATATTGTCTTTGTTCCTTTATGTTGCAGATTTCACAAACTTTATACAGGGATTTTATTGAAAATGTTCCTCTTTTTAAAGGATGCTCTCAAGAGTTAAAGAATCAGATTGTAAGTATTCTAACTCACTGACTCACCTCACATAGAGAAAGAGAGGTTAAAACAAGGGAAGTTAAAGATAATATCGGTGTTAGATGGATGACCGACAGCTCAGTTATTTACAGAAAGGATGTTTGCACTGGAAATATAACACTAGATGGTATTACCACAAGGAATAATCTGATGTTAACTAATGGAGCTTGTATTTGCACATTCTTCCTTTCTTTCAGGTAATTGGACTCCATGAGGAGTTTTTTCTTCCAGGAGAAGTGATTATGGAGCAGGGCAACATTGTTGATCAAATTTATTTTGTTTGTCATGGTGTGCTGGTATGCATAAATTATCCTTTCTTTCTTGACATCTTTTCCTCTCGTCTGTGTATTGCATCTATTGCAGAAATTAGCTGACCTCATAATCCATTTGAACATTAGCTGAATATCTAGATATATAGAATCTACAAATGCCTAGTCATTTCGGGTTcacaaaatctttcttttcttctgagtttgttttggtttctttCCATAATTCCAAATAATTTCTCGAAATACTTTAGTTCCTTCACTTCATTAGTTATTacaccttattattattattattattattattattattattattattattgctaaTATAGGTGTTTCTGTTTACAGCAAGAGATAGGTGTGGGGGAAGAGGGATCGGAAGTAAAAGTCTCACTTCTTGAACCTAATAGTTCATTTGGGGAACTTTCCATCCTTTGCAATATGCCTCAGCCTTATACCATTCGAGTTTGTGAATAATGTAGGCTCCTTCGACTTGATAAGGAATCTTTTATAAATATCCTGGAGATTTTTTCTTCTGATGAGAAAATTATCTTGACCAACCTTTTGAAGGTAAGCAAACAGGGGATTGACGGGTTGTTAGTGTGTTTCAAAGTTCTGTTTTATCAATTGACGTTTGACATCATATGAATTTGCCTGGTCCTCATCTTTTATATGGTCCAGAGTATGACAAAGTTGAATGCTTCTTTCACCTCTTATGTCCATGCAGTGCTATTTATCTTCTATTGCTTAACTATGTTATACTGAATTCCTTTTTGTTGAGatttcacaaactttatatagcCCACATGTTGAAATGCTTctcttctaaaaaaaaaagagtcgaTAATGTAATATGTAAAACCAAAATCATCTATACCATAATAGAATGGGTCAACAATTAAAGAGGTATCTTGATCTGCATGACAAGTTTCCTGAGTTGACTTTCAGAACTGGGGTTGTCATCGTACCTTATTGAATAGTGAAGTGTTTGAACTTACCTATTCAAAAAATGACTTGGATTATCTTTATCTTCTTGCTAGTGGGTCTTTGAAATGAAACAATCTGTTTGGGACAGTTATAATCTTTTTAGGAGGCAATTGCCTTTGATCAGAAAATTCTGTAGAACTGTCAATGTGTAAGCTTCTTTTCATGAGCTGCACAATGCTCACCAGTTTTCTTTGATTAAAATAATTTGGGTGTAGTTCTCCATTGTTTTTAATTTACTTAGTAGGAGTAAAATTTTAATCAGTCCTGGTACTACAGTAAGAAATTTTTGATCAACCTTTTGCGttcagtttcatttttttctGTATCAGACAATTAACTGTGACAAACTGACAGGAGAAAAGGTCTAATAAAGACTTCCACGGAATGGAGCAATTGGAATCGGACATCATGTTTCATATTGGAAAGTAAGAAGGTGAGCTGGCTTTGAAGGTTAACAGTGCAGCGTATCATGGAGATTTGTATCACCTGAAGCGTTTGATTCGAGCTGGAGCTGATCCCAGCAAAACAGATTATGATGGAAGGACGCCTTTGGTATGAAACTCAATAATGAATTATTACCTGCTGTGTCCCGTTCAATTTATTTTACTATCTTGCTTTTTGTATATCGTCGCCCTAAGATAGCCGAACTGAACACTGCAATTACATTGTGGGATAAGATTACACTTGTAGATAACAAGATAAATGAAATCAGTCCCTctgaaattttggtttttgaatctaGTGAATACCCATCCTTATATTACCTTATTAATTGCTTCCATTGACTTAGTGGGTCGGTCTGATGTTTGTTTATTAGTTCTAGTTTAGTTGTGTAGAATTTATTCCTGTTTGGCTGTCTTTTTAACATCTGGGTTATCAAGCTAGCATGCCTTAAATTTGCTAGTAATTAATAGTGTTGTTTCGGGATCTTTATTTTTGGTTCACTGGGAATATCTGTGGAATGCCTCTCATAATTCTATTTAGTATGCAATATCATCTCTTACTCTTCTTACATTTTAGTTGAACACGTCTGCTAGCTTTCTTAATGTATAAGTTTCAATTTCTGTCTAGAACCCTCGGTAGTATGATCATTGATCTTTTACCCAAAAATTTATTAGTTTTTGGTGCACCAGACCATGATATTTCAGTATTATTCAatattgattccttgaaaagtgTAAATTGAAAATTGTTTTTGCATTATCCGTTACTTTCAACAGCATATCGCAGCGTCAGAAGGATTTGAACACATTACGTCTTTTCTTATTCAAGAAGGTGTTAGTGTAAACATTGCAGGTAAGTGGTTAGATGGGTTATTGCACTCACGCTCCGAATATTTTAATTTCCTGGAAGATAAGCTTATTTCTTAGTAACACTTGTAAGCTAAAGTTGATTAGATAACTTTGGAAATACACCTTTATTCGAAGCCGTCAAGAGGGGAAATGATCGGGTAGCTTCATTACTTGTCAAGGAAGGAGCATTACTAAATATTGTTGATGGCGGTAGTTGTCTCTGTCAGGCTGTTGCAAGGGGGGATTCAGATTTCATCAAAAGGTTGTTGTCCAACGGATTAGATCCGAATTCATGTTTCTGTTTCACAAGGATTATATATGATTGCAAAAGTGCTAATAGAAGGTGGGGCTAGTGTGTTAACTCGCGACAGGTATGCCCTGTAAATCCATTCGGTAGATATAATGATCACTGTTACTTGtctttctttctttcatgttttatTCTATCCCCCTTAGACTTCTTATAGTGCAAAATTATCCATCAAAAAACTGTCATAACCGCAGATCCTTCAGGCCAAATCCAGTATTATGTCTTAACCTTGATTGCTATCTTCTTTTTTCGTTGTATACCAGTCTTATCCAGTATTATATCTTCTGTTTGGATGCACGACCCCTCTCATTTGTCGTTCCTATCTATTTTCCAAGCTTAAGTATCTTGTGGATGTACAGCTATACAATCTTATGAAAAAAGACAATCTATCCTCcaaccatttcattttgcctCCCAGCCAGCAACTTTGTATCTAATGCTCGAATTTATCAACTATTTTTTAAACTGCAGATGGGGAAATACTCCAGTCAATGAAGGCTGCACTAGTGGAAACCAGAAATTGGTTAAGCTATTGGAAGAGGCAGAGTTAGCTGAGCTGTCGAAGGCCAGTGCCAGTGATAGTACATCAGAAATAGAAGGTACCCTACTCGCGTACAAAAATAATTTCATCTTCTTTCAGGTCCTTAAAATGATGGTAGTGTTAAAAAGGAAAGTTCAACCATTGAAACCTAACTGTATAACGGCTGAGCTGATTATCTCGACTAATGGTTAAATACCCAAGTTATAGAATATGTTGGTCCCGTGTGAGAATAAATGGAGTTTACAGAGCTCTTCCTAATTAGAATCAAACATGGATCATCTGCAATTGGCCTTTTAGCAAGATTCTCCCAACTCTGATCTAACCTAGCCAAGTGCTGAGGAATTGTTGAAATTTGAAAGTCCAACATAGTCAAATAACTGTAATACAAGGACCTGTGATCTATGATGTTCTTTTGTGTACTGTATATCCCCATATCTTAAACGTAGTTCCTTGCTTATTCTCGTGTTTCAGTTGCAAATAAAGTGAAACCAAGGAAATGCACGGTATTCCCTTTCCACCCTTGGGACCCGAAGGAGAAACGAAAAGAAGGAGTTGTCTTGTGGATCCCAACAAGCGTGGACGAGCTCATCCGAATGGCACCTTCAGTTCTCTGATGGTTCATGCACATTGTCAGAGGATGGTGGTAAGATCCTTGATATTGAAACAATTCATGATGGCCAAAAGCTTCATCTGGTTGATTGATATATAGTACACGATCAATGTAAGAAACAAGTACAGTTTTAGGTACTTAACCTGGACGTGCAGCCACACCCTCCACCAAGTACAGTCTACTCAGTAGAGTATGTTGATTTTAGATTTGTAGTTTTGTCCTGTTAGGACCCTTCGGGTTTCTATACTGACCCCGggttcattatatgtatgaattGATAAAATCAAATATTTCATGTCTTATCTTTACTTGTTAAAACTATTTGTAAGATTGATCTTAgttaaattggtatcagaacctGGGAAATACGATTGAAGCTAGTAGTAGAACAGTTCTGCTAATTGGCCGAATATGAATGCGCTTAATTTTCCAGACATGGTTTTGTGTATTAGTTGTTACGTTATTAGAAGCAAGTAGAGGCACGGATCGCCATTGCAGTAAATAGTAAGATTGAAGGGCTTTTTCTTTGCATGAAATGTGCAGATATGATCCCTTAGTTATACATTCAGTTTCAAGATGTTCTTAACCTTCCCACGACTAGTTTCTATTCCTATTTCCTAGTTTTTTCCTTTTGTtataattaaaatcaaaatttgtATTGAATTAATTAGTAATCTATTTCAATAAACACAATTGGTATAATTAGATATATAATTGTTATTGTGTTTTTCCACCAGCTGTTTCTATCCCATTTTGCTTCACAAGAAGTTGTTCCTAAAACAAATTTTGACAGCATCAATACTACTATGGCGAAaatgcagcaacaacagcaccaTTTTAACGCGGCAATGCTATTGAAACAGTGGCAAATCTTCACAGTATCTGATATGGTTAAATGTGGCATGTTACGCATGTATGACCAAATAAGGTCTATCGTTATCCAAAATGATTAATGCACCGTAGGAAAATCCCATAACAAATCCCGTATAAGAAGGGGTGGATCCATTTTTATGAATCATGTAATTCCTAATTCTAATGCTAAAATCGCTCCCTATTTAAACATTGATTTTCCTTAAAGAGAATCTTGACGACAATTATCACGGTCAACATAGAATTTTTAGGAAATTAATCACAAAACATTGTCATGTAAGGACCAAATGACCCGTTTTAACCCATTTTACTATTCAATTATAGAGTGGTTGAAGAACGATGATTTGACCCTTTTATATTAAATAATTATGGCGCAAAAACCACGGCCAACGTTACATGGACATGTGTCACAAGCACCGTGAAACACTGTATAAATACCTACACTGTTAATACAGGGTATCCAGGCCCAGGCCCAATGTATTATTGATTCTAGTTGTTGAGGCTCATAAAAAAGGTGGCATACAGAATATACCATATCTTTTCTGGTTTGTTTTGGCATGTGTTTAATTGATTCTGTGTAATATATTTCTCATTTATGTCAGATAATCCCTGAAAGTGGACTTACATCACACATTAATACAGGGTATTCGGAACCAATATATTCTTGTTTCTACTGAGGCCTATAAAAAGGTGGTATAACTCATATACAGAATACACATAAAATCTTTTCTTAGTTTGTTTTCATATACAGAGAGGTTTTGCAGTTTGTGGTGGTGAAGAGACTGAATAGTTAAAGATAAACAGTAGCTTCTACAAGTAACTGAGGAGGATGAAGACTTCACCCATTTTTGTGCTAGCATTTCTGGTATCTGCTCTCCTTGTTGCAGTAATCTCACAAAATCCAGGTAACATGCATGATCAGGATCGAATGTTCTCTTTGCtaatttgtttttcatgtttttagaCACTAATCAAAGTCCTAATCATCTTTATATTTCTATGTTTTGGGGTTTGCTTGATAATAGCTGAGGCAGCTGATGAATGGTGTGTTGCTGATCGTCAAGCCTCTAAAGAAAAACTTGAAGCCGCACTAAACTGGGCGTGCGCGAAAAGGAATGATATTTGTCTCAATGTACAACAAAACCAACCTTGTTATCTCCCCAACACATTAGAAGATCATGCTTCTTATGCTTTCAATGGTTACTATCAAAAATTCAAGAGTCAAGGTGCCGTTTGCGATTTTGGGGGTATTGCCAAAATTACTAACGTTGACCCAAGTAAGATCTTTAATTTCTTTTGCAAAAATTGTTGATTTCAAAACTTTATGGCAAGACCCACTGTTTAGGAATAATAGTCGGAACCAATGAATTGGTATGCCAAGAGACGACAAGGATGAAGTTAATAGCTTTCAAATCTAGATAGTGTCTCCTTATGCAAATGTGATAGCGTCTCCCTATGCAAATGCAAATTCATATACACAGATAGTCACTCAACGAGTCAATGTTCACTATGAAAACAAGAACAAGTGCATTTGCTTCGAAAGTTGGAGATATTTAGAATTTGAATAATCCATGGTTTTAGGTTTGGTTTTAATAGTAAAACCTTCCCTTTTGATGAaacacaaagaagaaaaaaaggaaaaaaaaaaggttgctaATAGAGGTATTAGTTCGCttagggcataccaaaatctATATAAGAAAAAACATCACATGCATATATTTAGATATGCCCTAAACAAAACGATGCTAAATGTATTGTTCGTTTCATGGTTATATAGCCCTTACAGTTATCATTTCTAGTGCtaactctttttttcttcttaatcttGGATTAAAGGTTATGGTTCATGCAAGTATGATATTGGAATGGCGTAATTTTGATACTAAAGACCCGATTGTCTTGAATCAGCTCAAAAGAGATCTATTTCGATAGAAAAGAACAACGGTCAAGACAATTTGGTCTTCAAAATTTAGTCAAATTCATTCGTCTAGAGATTCAAAAAAAAGTTCTAATCGTTTTAGTAAGTTTCATTTCATTAATTATAATTTCTACATTAAGAATATGTTTGGGTCGTCGTTTGTAGTAGAGGCATTTATTTTAAATGTACTTTCAGTATTACGATAATCTCAAATTTACCAGAAATAATAAATATGGAGTTTATGTTGATTTTGGGTATTTTCATCATTTATTATCATATGCATCATTTTTCTTGAAATAATTTAATGTCCGGACAATCTATCTCTTTTCTTCAATTTGGTTATATCAATCTGCAACAGAGATATTTTCCTAATTAAAGTGACAGAATCTATTACCTTCGATctgattttctatttttttatattatccATCGCGACCTAATCATACAATTTTTTGTACTATATTCTCTTTAATTTAAGGTTTGGAAAATGAGTCACGACTCAGGTTATATGATATTTTAAGTTACAACgcttaattaaaaaataaaaagaattatgatttgaagttTCGATCAAATGGTTATAAGTGCACGAAAACacaattaaaatatttttttatattttgtaattttattcttttaattttaggattttaatttttttcttataatAGTATaaaagtattacattaactagttggaaacctaacaagctaagatccaacaacgtactactacattaattgaacaggttgacaTGCTAATCTACCAGCGAGTCTCATGGGTAACATAGTCAAGAGAATCGAAGCGGATGTGTGGTgaaattgtgtcacaaggggaacAAGCTAACTCTaacttccatgttaattccttcAATATTACGTCGTTCGgagctcgaacctgggaccttctgggacgcatgaaactttgggaattATAATGGGCCTAGTAACACAATTATTTCTTACTTATCAGTTATATAGATATATGTACCATTGAGCCTCACTGACATGCTGGATGCGCGTGATCGTATTAATTATCGTCTTCAAACCTTGCTTTAAAAAAGATTGCTCAATTCTTTCAAGATAAGAATTGGAAAAATGTTACATTTTTACTTAGTAAAATGGtattccctccgtttcaaaaaaaacTGACCCCTCAAAATATTAAGAAGACCGTAATATTTTGCTTGTATACacttaattatttacctattgtattttaataaaaatgaaaGTGTTAAAAAACTGTTTAAAATTGATAGAAGAATTGTAAATAGGAAATGGTAGGGCTCTCAACGACACTTAACGTAACGAACATTGGCTCTACCGCTTCCGTTGCCATTTAAATTagcggatatccgatatccgttaacTTACGACGGAAATATGACATTTAGTTCCATTACCGTTACGTTGGGCTTACCGAATATCCTATATTTTTCCGATACCATCTGGTATGTCACAGAACAAACACAGAAGAAGTTACAAACACAGAAAAATTACAGAaaacaacttccaaatccaagaaacaagttctaaatccatgccacacacACAAAAAACATACAGATGTTCATGTTCTAAACCCATGCCACCAAATTATATGTTCAGATgt
This genomic stretch from Papaver somniferum cultivar HN1 chromosome 5, ASM357369v1, whole genome shotgun sequence harbors:
- the LOC113277204 gene encoding glucan endo-1,3-beta-glucosidase 4-like, which produces MKTSPIFVLAFLVSALLVAVISQNPAEAADEWCVADRQASKEKLEAALNWACAKRNDICLNVQQNQPCYLPNTLEDHASYAFNGYYQKFKSQGAVCDFGGIAKITNVDPSYGSCKYDIGMA